In Desulfomonile tiedjei DSM 6799, a genomic segment contains:
- a CDS encoding ATP-binding protein has translation MPQHSQCPQCGKSIFQRPTAFGQVNPVGRQFFRLIAGRIFDQKGPTQSEKKLVTLLFADISGYEELSKMLAPEQVFALCEMCFAEMTNHVVFYGGTVGHLEGKGFCAVFGAPLAFEDHAQRACCAALAIQNPVGRKENPVAAQYGLSVEISLGLHSGLMLMEASAHDPVNELSDIESTCDIAYQARCLASPGKIVVSENTRRLAEGFFIFSDIGTECSAGSLQVPFYELAEQVPISNAFDARIQRGLTKFVNRNEELQFLQEAYETSTQGMLFCLSIVADAGVGKSRLLYEFRKRLENGNPRYLELKCQSQGKETPYYPFIPFVRQSFSISGNDESNVIRAKVTQGLAPTLDNDASVVPWILELLSVTESGIETVPVSPESRKYRIMDILKRLILWYSGSGPMVFALEDLHWIDAGSKEFLNYLMQVAHDSRIFMILTYRPEFIAYSNGLVCKQRIDLKPLLEKDSRKMTRILLNTDSIDPNLEDLIIDKTEGVPFFLEEFLTSAKDLKFIKKDRGSYKLAPDFSGVSLPLTVNSAIMARVDKLPRKAKKVLRAASAIEREFSYDLMQKVTRFSDNDLEHCFGALQDSNLIYGDTSGQECVYVFRHALTRDVVYDSISGSEKSNLHVKIGVAIEEVYASKPAEVYAVLTHHYFLGRQYEKAAEFAGKAGKKARRTASFAEAIAYTRKRVECLEKLTPDPHVQAQLIDSRTSLGIYLTQMNNHLEAKKVVDPILHVLESNGVDRKTAQMKIVIGTYYCFVEEDFSRGLKNLEEAIEISENNGDIVSAVSAYGWMGIALSAHGEFFRSLVFLEKALHTNQSLQVLWGVSMVKSLISSLVYNFTGELNLGIRACREAARIAEESGDKLSKGMAFGSLGMAYYYKGDLGAAKEMLSLAASSLERADYYYWEAWAHFFLGSVHSELETYDTAAHHHERSISIMKAVQIMPSCVKLNQLALELIKVRSGHTTVDVKELSRLFYENRFRALQGWMARIIAEILLEADTPKVQEAEMWIRTAIIADSATGMKLHHGRDYVVFGRICSRSNRLAEARDYFHKAAIIFGHCEATGDLKRLPTV, from the coding sequence TTGCCTCAACATTCGCAATGTCCGCAGTGTGGAAAGAGCATATTTCAGCGCCCTACAGCTTTCGGTCAGGTAAATCCTGTGGGACGACAATTCTTTAGACTGATCGCTGGCCGTATTTTCGACCAGAAAGGACCTACACAATCTGAGAAGAAACTGGTGACTCTCCTCTTTGCAGATATTTCCGGTTATGAGGAGCTTTCCAAAATGCTTGCACCGGAACAAGTATTCGCTCTTTGCGAAATGTGTTTCGCAGAAATGACGAATCATGTTGTCTTTTATGGAGGAACGGTCGGCCATCTCGAGGGAAAGGGTTTTTGCGCTGTATTCGGAGCGCCTCTGGCTTTCGAGGATCATGCACAAAGAGCCTGCTGCGCAGCTCTGGCGATTCAGAATCCGGTTGGGCGGAAGGAAAACCCGGTTGCTGCACAGTACGGACTCTCGGTTGAGATCAGTCTAGGCCTGCACTCGGGACTTATGTTGATGGAAGCGTCAGCGCACGATCCCGTGAATGAACTGTCGGATATTGAGAGTACGTGTGACATTGCGTATCAGGCCAGATGTTTGGCATCTCCCGGTAAGATTGTGGTTTCCGAAAATACTCGGCGGCTCGCTGAAGGATTTTTCATATTTTCGGATATAGGAACGGAATGTTCCGCAGGTTCTCTTCAAGTCCCTTTTTACGAGCTGGCCGAACAGGTTCCTATTTCAAATGCTTTTGACGCGAGAATTCAGAGAGGCCTCACCAAATTTGTGAATCGGAACGAAGAGCTCCAGTTTCTTCAGGAAGCGTACGAGACATCAACGCAAGGTATGCTGTTCTGTCTGTCTATTGTTGCCGATGCGGGTGTCGGAAAATCCAGGCTGTTATACGAGTTCAGGAAGAGATTGGAAAACGGCAATCCAAGGTACCTGGAGCTGAAATGTCAATCTCAGGGCAAAGAGACTCCCTACTATCCATTTATACCGTTTGTCAGGCAAAGCTTCAGTATCTCAGGAAATGATGAGAGTAATGTCATCAGAGCAAAGGTGACACAAGGGTTGGCACCGACACTCGATAACGATGCTTCCGTAGTACCCTGGATCCTCGAACTGCTTTCCGTGACGGAGAGCGGCATTGAAACGGTCCCGGTGAGTCCCGAGTCAAGAAAATACCGAATAATGGACATTCTGAAGCGTCTTATCCTGTGGTACTCGGGTTCGGGTCCTATGGTTTTTGCTTTAGAAGATCTCCATTGGATCGATGCGGGATCGAAAGAGTTTTTGAATTACCTGATGCAGGTTGCGCACGATTCCAGAATATTTATGATCCTGACGTATAGACCTGAGTTTATCGCGTATTCGAATGGGCTTGTCTGCAAGCAGCGTATCGATCTCAAACCTCTTCTTGAAAAAGATAGTAGAAAGATGACGCGAATATTGTTGAATACCGATTCTATCGACCCAAATCTCGAGGACTTGATAATTGACAAGACAGAGGGAGTTCCGTTCTTCTTGGAAGAATTTCTGACTTCTGCAAAAGACCTCAAATTTATCAAGAAAGATCGCGGTTCGTACAAATTGGCCCCGGATTTTTCGGGTGTCTCATTACCTCTGACAGTGAACTCGGCAATTATGGCAAGAGTCGACAAGCTTCCCAGGAAAGCGAAAAAGGTTTTGCGAGCGGCGTCTGCAATTGAAAGGGAGTTCTCCTACGATCTGATGCAAAAGGTGACGAGGTTCTCTGATAACGACCTGGAGCACTGTTTCGGCGCACTTCAGGATTCCAATTTGATCTACGGCGATACTTCGGGACAAGAATGCGTGTACGTGTTCCGACACGCTCTCACTCGTGACGTGGTGTACGATTCCATTTCCGGATCTGAAAAAAGCAATTTGCATGTGAAGATCGGTGTGGCAATTGAAGAAGTGTACGCATCAAAACCGGCCGAAGTGTATGCCGTGCTGACTCACCATTACTTTCTCGGAAGGCAGTACGAAAAAGCTGCAGAGTTTGCCGGGAAGGCCGGCAAAAAGGCCAGACGAACTGCATCCTTTGCGGAAGCCATAGCGTACACCAGGAAGAGAGTGGAATGTCTCGAGAAGCTTACTCCGGATCCTCACGTTCAGGCGCAGTTGATAGATTCCAGGACATCTTTAGGGATCTATTTGACTCAGATGAATAACCATCTCGAAGCCAAGAAAGTCGTGGATCCGATCTTACACGTGTTGGAATCGAATGGTGTCGACCGGAAAACGGCTCAGATGAAAATTGTGATTGGAACGTACTATTGTTTTGTCGAAGAGGACTTTTCCCGAGGACTGAAGAACCTGGAGGAGGCGATTGAGATATCGGAAAACAATGGTGACATTGTTTCAGCAGTAAGTGCCTATGGCTGGATGGGAATAGCGCTTTCCGCTCATGGCGAATTTTTTCGGTCCCTTGTATTCCTCGAAAAAGCACTGCATACGAACCAGTCGCTCCAGGTGTTATGGGGTGTTTCTATGGTCAAGAGCCTCATCAGTTCCCTCGTGTACAATTTTACCGGTGAGTTGAATCTCGGTATTCGCGCTTGCCGGGAGGCTGCGCGTATCGCCGAGGAAAGCGGTGATAAGCTATCCAAAGGTATGGCTTTCGGGAGCCTCGGTATGGCTTACTATTATAAAGGGGACCTTGGGGCGGCGAAAGAGATGCTCTCGCTTGCTGCCTCGTCATTGGAAAGAGCAGACTACTATTACTGGGAGGCATGGGCTCATTTCTTCCTCGGCTCGGTTCATTCCGAATTGGAAACCTATGACACCGCTGCTCATCACCACGAGCGCAGCATCTCAATAATGAAGGCAGTACAGATAATGCCGTCATGCGTAAAGCTCAACCAACTGGCCCTCGAGCTTATTAAGGTAAGATCCGGCCATACGACTGTCGATGTAAAAGAATTATCGCGCCTTTTCTATGAGAATAGGTTCAGAGCTTTGCAAGGCTGGATGGCCAGGATCATAGCGGAAATCCTCTTGGAAGCCGATACCCCCAAGGTCCAGGAAGCCGAAATGTGGATCAGAACCGCTATTATTGCCGATAGTGCTACAGGCATGAAGCTCCACCATGGTCGAGACTATGTCGTTTTCGGAAGAATCTGTTCCCGAAGCAACAGGCTGGCCGAAGCTCGCGACTATTTTCACAAAGCCGCAATCATCTTTGGTCACTGCGAAGCTACAGGCGACCTGAAGAGATTGCCCACGGTGTGA
- a CDS encoding DUF4337 domain-containing protein, whose translation MELEEVREEVAEELLSKNKNEKWLSFLALTTVLFAVCATLSSFKEGNNSVDSVLNQTQAANQWSYYQAKSIKTYLYEMQKEKLTLDREARQNASGGIQAARYDELIQSYAKDIARYDAEKKEISAEARKYEKMRDEAQWRADTFGMAVIFLQMSILLCSLSALMRRKLLWLVGSLVGLVGVFYFSNGFLKFLP comes from the coding sequence GTGGAACTGGAGGAAGTCAGGGAAGAGGTAGCAGAAGAACTTCTTTCCAAGAACAAAAATGAAAAGTGGTTATCATTCCTGGCGCTCACCACAGTATTGTTTGCGGTATGTGCCACATTGTCGTCTTTCAAGGAAGGCAACAACTCGGTTGATTCGGTTCTGAATCAGACACAAGCTGCGAATCAATGGTCGTACTATCAGGCAAAGAGTATCAAAACTTACCTGTATGAAATGCAGAAGGAGAAACTCACCCTGGATCGTGAAGCCCGGCAGAACGCTTCCGGTGGAATTCAGGCAGCTCGATATGATGAGCTGATACAATCGTACGCGAAAGACATTGCGCGTTACGATGCGGAGAAAAAGGAGATATCCGCGGAGGCGCGGAAGTATGAAAAAATGCGGGACGAAGCCCAATGGAGAGCGGATACGTTTGGTATGGCGGTTATTTTTCTGCAGATGTCGATACTTTTGTGCTCACTGTCTGCTCTCATGAGGAGAAAACTTCTTTGGCTCGTAGGATCTCTCGTGGGGCTGGTGGGAGTATTCTATTTCTCTAACGGTTTTCTGAAATTTCTCCCCTAG